AGGATATCTAGTGGATGACTGCCTTGGTCTGATTATTATAGCCCTCAAAGTCTGCAGAAGGGAGGATAACTGGCAGTCAAGGAGAGGAGCCATAATAAGGAACCTGAGCATTGGGCAGACCACTCATCACAGAACAGAGGCTTTTCAAAGAGCCCTCCATGTGATATCATCCCTCAAAGGGGTCCCTGGGGAAGATACGTTAGACTGAGTCCTCCCCAAACTcctcaaatttttcaaaaatgtataattCTTGCTCTGAGGGGATAGGTCTAAGGTCAGCCAAGAGAGCAGTCCTAGGCCCTGCAAGAAGCCAAGTTGTGGACTCTAAATGCAAAGTGAGAACCCTAATTATCCTAGGATAAAGAAGGTCCCACATAGCTTTGCCATTGCTGTCGTCTTAGGGCGGCCCTGGGCAGATGTGCTCAGATATAGTGCCCCTTCAGTTCCTCCTCCAGGACGTCAGTTGAGGTGAGGGCTTTGGAATGAAGAGGCAGCATCAAATCGGTTAATCAGAGGACCACAGGTCCTATCAGAAGTCAAGGAAATGGTGCTGAATGTGAATGGAAGTGTCCCTTACTCCACAACAAGGGAGGCTCCATAGAGCCTGGACCTGCCAAACCCTGTATCAGCTCCCGTAGACTCAGGTAGGGGTGGAAAGCTTCAGCCCAAGGTGAACTCTGGCTACTTCCAGAGTCCTCAGAGGAAAGGCTAATCCAAAAAGAGGAGCCTTGTGGGATCCTAGAGCAGTACCCTCAAGGAACCTGAAGAAATGGCTGTTTGATAAAGCCCAAGGTGGTATCTCTCTGCCAAAGGATATCACACTATTTCATCCTCTTTTCTCCAGGTCACTGAATCATCTATTCTCTTTTCCACATTCGTGCCTGCTGTCCCTGACCAGAATCATGCCTCGGGGCCAGAAGAGTAAGCTTCGTGCCCGTGAAAAACGCCGCCAGGCTCGAGAAGGGCCGGAGCGTCTGGTGCCTGCTCAGACCACTGccccagaggaagaagagtctccctcttccccatctccTCATTTCAAAGATGCTCCCCGGAGCTCCCCTGCCACGGGAACACCCGGGAGTCCTAAAGTTCCTGGAGGGGTCTGCTCCACCAGCACTACTGCTGCAGCTGCTTCAAACACAAAATTTAATGAAGATGCCAGCAATCAAGTGGAGGAAAAGCAAAATACCTCAAAGGCCAGGGATACCACTGAGCAATGTCGCAGAGGCCCTATAGAAGAGAAAGTTGCTCTGTTGGTATACTACCTGCTGTACAAGTATCAAGTGAAAGAGCCAATTACTAAGGCAGATATGCTGAGAAATGTAATCCAGATTTATAAGAATCACTTCCATGAGATCCTAAGGAAAGCCTCTGAGCACTTGGAGCTGGTCTTTGGCCTTGATGTAAAGGAAATGGATCCCAACAGGAACACCTACGTCCTTATCAACAAACTGGAACAGAGCTGTGATGCAAGAGTGAATGATAATGGAGCTGTGCCCAAGACAGGCCTGTTGATGACTGTCCTGGGTGTGATCTTCACAAAGGGCAACCGTGCCACCGAGGAGGAAGTCTGGGAAGTGCTGAATATGATGGGGTTATATGATGGAATAAAGAATTTCATCTATGGGGATCCCAAGAAGCTCATCACCAAAGATTGGGTGAAAGAAAAGTACCTGGAGTACCGCCAGGTGCCCAACAGCGATCCTCCACACTATGAGTTCCTGTGGGGCCCCAGAGCCTACGCTGAGACCAGCAAGATGAAAGTCCTTGAGTTTGTGGCCAAGACCCATGATACCGTCCCCACTGCCTTCCCAGGCTGGTATGAAGAGGCTTTGAGAGATGAGGAAGAGCGAGCCCGAGCCAGAGTTCTAGCCAAGGCTGGTACCGCTGCCATGGCCAGTGCACGTGCCAAGGCCATAGCCAGCAGCTTTTCCTACCCCAAGTGAAGGCTGAAGAAGGTTATTTACTATCTGTTTGAAGAGAACAGCTAATGTTCTCATTAGTGAAAAgtcagggtggggctggggaccaGAGAATATATAACATGTTTGTGTTCTATGTAGGAACCTGgatatttgtttaaatgttgCTCCTTTTAACAGAAAGTTTAAGTAGCTTCAGAGTATGAGTTTATGAATAAGTCACTCATTTATTGATGTTCATGAGTTTTAAGAGTAAGAGTTTtacaattttatagaaaaaattgggaaattttccattttatttagttaCTTGGAACATAACATCGTAGCATTTCCATGAAAGAACTCAGCAGTAAAATGCTGGGATCAAGAAATAGAGAGTGTAAAAGATGATGAATTTTTTACATTCCTTTATCACCGTTTGGTCTGTTCTCTCAAGTtaatatagacacacacacacacacatatatatacacacttagaTGTGCTTAGTTTATTCAATAATGTAGAATTAATTATAGCATAATAAATTAGACGTCTTGCACACTGTCTCGTTTATTTCTCAAACATTCCGTGAGCATCTGCTCTTTGGGAGTCTTCGTGCTAGTACTGGGAGTGTCAGGATAATCAAGACCCACTGTGCCCATAGAATTTGAGAGTGTAGAAGTAGCTGTCTTGTAGGACAGAGGATGGGATACACCCACTGGCCTCAGGGCACTTATCACTTCACTTCTCACATCCTCCCATGGGGAGGATCCAGATGTGAGAAGTCAAGTGTAAGGTGCCCTGAGGCCAGCGGGTCTGGGGCTTTGGGCAACTGCAAGTCCTTTGGTGTGAGTCAGTTTTACAAGAAGCTGGGTGGTGGGTCAGATGAGGCTGTGGGGGCGGTGGGTAGGGGCCAGACCCCCAGAAGATGTGTCCAGAGTTAAGAGACGTAAAGCCTGGAATGGAAAACTATTTAGCAGCTactttaaaatcatgaattaacCAGAGAGAAATCTCCTGGGGAATGTAAGGTGTCCTGCATCCTTCCCCATGGTTCTTTTCCCAGTGCGGTTCAACACAGCACACAAAAATGATATGTTTTAGGCATATCATCCCCAGGGAGTTTCTGAGAAATAGAGGTGATACTCACATGACATGGGTATGCTTAGAAGCCACTGTGCTAGCAATCTTTGCTCTGGCCTCGAGAAACCTCCCACTACATTCAAGTTCATCTTATTAAGTTATGTGTAATTTGGCAAACTCCAAGTGAGGGATAGATTTTGAATggaactgaaataaatgaaaagagaagtgGTTTGGATGGAAGGACAGTTGGAGGGAGTTGGTTCTTGACCCCAACAACTCTTAAGTTCCACCTAACTGGGAAGACTCTCCCCAACATGCAATAAATAACATATCCTGAAAAGCACGCATAGTAAGTAATTTAGCTTTACTTGCTATGCATCATGTTGGCTGATTTGTTGTGCTGTCTCATAGGGTGCTGCATATTCTCTGATAcctcttggattaaaaaaaatcacagagcaGATTTTAGTAAAGTCTGGGTCAAAAAAGTAATAGTCATAACTgcaaattattaaaaacagaatacatGCTAGACATGTGCCGAGTGCTTTCATACATTATATACATCCCAGGAGTCCTACAGAATAGGACCTCTCTAGCTCATTTCACAGAAAAGTCTTACAGAGCTTTGCAATTTTCCTGACTTCATCTGGCTCATAAATGTCAGAAGTGGGActagacatctggtctgacttcATTTAGGGTCCCTCACTATTCCACTCCTTGAATAAAGCaaatgttttgtctcttaattcATTTCTACTCTCACTACTCCACAATATCTCAGGAAATTGAAATGAAGGACCCTGTGGCCAATGTATTAAGCCCagctgaaataaataaagaagaaaatgtgaattaaaaacaatttcaggaGAGTTGGTGGGCTTAATTTACCTAGGCTCCTCCTGCTTCTACCCGCAGTGTTCCTTGAGAGCTGACTCCACCCAGGTCCCAGAATTTGGGACCAGTTCCAGCGCTTCCTGAATTATGTCACTCTTTCCCTGGGTCTTCCCAGTATGCCCTCATGTCAAAATCTCTATCCTGACCAGCTGTCCAACTTCCTTTCATAAGGCTGCACTCTGTTCACAGTGAAACAGAAGCCCCAGAATCACGTGCCTTTCCCCTAACTTAGTGCATTCCAAACTCCTGAAGGTGTCCCCTGTCTGTCCCATGCCTGACCACGGAATCCCTCTGTGATAACAGTAATCCCATCCATGTGGTTGTTTACTTTGGCAGTGAAGTTTAGACTGCTCATCTGCTCTTGGtgcttctctctcactcaaagtttttttttccaaattagctTGTGAGCAGTTGAGCAGTCTGATTTGGCACAGGATCTACTGATTCTTGAAAGATAACCCTGAAGttagggaatatttttttttaatttatttttttaagtttatttatttatttatttttatttttgagagaggcagggacagcgtgaccaagggagggtcagagagaatcttaagcaagctccggGTGTCAGGACAGAACCCGATGCTGGGCTTGCAAGACCGTGACCTTGCAAGAccgagccaaaaccaatagtcagatgcttgatcgacagaaccacccaggtgcccctaaagagtTTTTAGAAAGCAGATGGGATTAGTAAGACAAAAGAACTTAAtctgataaaatatttgagaCTGGCCACTGAATCCATAAACTGATGAGTGAGCTTAACTAAGTGGTCAGGAACCAAAGCCTCCCTCCTAAGTGGTAGATGATGAAGGTGTGAAGAAATCACTATATAGCAACAAGCAGCAGAAGCTGGATTCCTAAAAACTCAGGTGTCCTTCCAGGAGAATGTAGTAACTTTCTATTGCCGACAAATTGTCATAAATCAAGgcacttaaaacaacacacatttattatctcacctTTCTGTAGGTAATACATATGAGTTGGctgtgctgttttcttttttcagggttACACAAAGCCCAAATCAAGCTGTCAGTCAGGGTTCTTATGGGGAGATACTGAGAAGAATCTCATTCCACACTTGCACAGGTTGCTTTAGGAATCCAGTTCTGTGAAGAATTCAGTTCTCTGTAATGATAAGACCTAGGCCACGTTTCCTTGCTGACTGTCAGCTGCAGCTGCCATAGCTCCTCAAGGCCTCCCTCCAGTCCTTGCAAATGGGCCCCTACTTCAGAAACAGCATGTTGACTTTGTCTCATGTGGAAACTCTCCTACTCCCACTGTGCTGCATCTCTGTTCTGCCTCTGGCCAAACAAAAGTCCTCTGCTTATAAGGGCTCATGTCATTAGATTGAGTCTGCTCAGGTAATACATTATAATCTCCCTCTCTGAAGGTCCATTCCTTAATTTTAATGGCATATGCAAAGTGCCTTTGACCATGTGACATAACATATTCACAAGTTGCAGGGATAAGGGTATGGGCATCTTTGTGGAACAATCATTCAGTCCACCACCAAGACAGCAAATATCTCCCTGGCAGACACACCAGttttcataagaaaagaaaaaaacttcaccAGCATAATCCTGACTCTTGTCTCTATCTGCCTCAGAGGGAAATCCTAATTTTTCAGTGTGCTTAAAGACACCTGAACAAGTGTTCAGCCACATTCTTCAGGTAGTGGATAGCAGAGACTCACAAATTATAGGTTTTCCATGCAGCAAAAGGAATCAGAAAATTCTGAGTGTATTGAGATTATAACATTATTATAATCCGTGGTCAGAGCAGAAAGGGGCTATACAGTGAAAAGGGGTGACATCTTCCTGCTGAGATTATTTCCAGTGCCCTTTAGAAAACTGGTGTGATCTTGTATTTGAAAACACTGGTCACACATGGGCACTAGAAAAAGTTGTTGAACGGCAGCTACATTTGATCTTCTCAGAAAATCCTCCAGGAATAAAGAGGGCTAATGTCATAGCAAATTGTAATAGTTGCTGTTTTCTGAGTGCCTATTATGTAACAGTTAATGGGAAGGTCTGCAGATGCTCAGTTACTTCATGTCTTGTTCTCTATCCTTGGAGGCTACTTGACACTCTGCTAGTAGTTAGGAAGGGTCAAGTGACTATCCTTGGCACTGAAATATGAGCAGAAGCATGCCTCTCACCTCCAGACAAAGGTATCTGAGAACTAGTATGCCACTTGCACGCTTTTTGTTTTATCGAGCAGCACACATACAGAGCCTGTGTTGGGCTGGGGAAGTTCATGACGGAAGCACCCTGGATCCTGGGATCACCTGACAATTGAAACACCTTGCCAATGCTCATCAGATGTTATGTACCTAAGAAATAAAACGTTGTCATGTGAAGCAATTCTAAACCACGTTTTCCCATTATATCTCATAAATACTTTATCTGAATAATACACAGATACTATTTCTGTTctcttatgtattttaattacaaagaaaatagggCATATATTCATGTTGCCAAAAAATTCTAATAATAGGGACAGATTATAATTCTGCTTCCTTACTATGTTCCTCCAAATTTTATCCCATCCCGGAGGTAACTGCATTAAAAAATCTTGTGTGtagtattttaagatttttttccaggACTATTCTTACATACATGTATTGGAAAAATACACcgtggattttaaaaatacatgtataacaGTGTACATATCATTTTGCTTCTTGCCCTTGtcactgaataaaataaatgcaggATCTTTCCGAGAGAGCACAAACAGATCCACCTCACCCTGTTAACCACTCTCTAGAATTCTAAAGTGTGTATGTACCAAAATTAATTTAACCATTCGCCTCTTGAAGGATACACAAGTTGCTTCTCATGTGTCGCTATGATTAAGAGAACTGACATCAACATCATTGAACATCAATTCTTGGGAAAATGTGGATGTTTTGTTATGGAGAGATGTAGAACAGTGCAATTAAAGTGGAAAGAATCTGATGACAgtaaatttttacaaatcttcttgatattctgtttttttaaatttttttaacgtttattcatttctgagagacagagagagacagagcatgagtggggaaggtgcagagagagagcgagacacagaatctgaaacaggctccaggctctgagctgtcagcaaagagcccgatgcggggctcgaactcacaaaccacgagatcctgacctgagctgaagtgggacgcttaaccgactgagccacccaggcgccccaattgatATTCTGTTCTAATAATGctatatcaaattatttttcatatatttatgtatgtgaatAAATTAGGCTCTCATTGGCACTTTACtttatcaactttttaaattttggtcaACTTTTGATCAAAAGTATATTATCTCACTGctactttaatttgtatttccctatttCCTAAACAGATTAAGcagaaaattaatttaatcaCTCACCCATATAAAGCAGGATTTCTGCAGTGTAGATTAAGTACTAGGATTCTTCTGGGTGCATAGTTTAAAATTCTATGTCCAAAagattttcccctttcctttgagAACATAGGATTTGTCAGAATGACCAGGTACCAGGAAATGGGCCTGGACAGGAAAACATCAATAAGTGAGGACTATCAAGAGGACCAGGGGTGAAGGAAGTAGAGCAACTTCCAGAATCCATGAGACAGCCCAGGGCAGCTGGTAGTCAGGGACCTGAACGTAGGCTTCAGCAAAAATAGACGAGGTGCCAGAAGGAGAGAACGTGGGGAATCTGGTAGAGGGTACCAGATAGCTGGATAGGCTAGGGAATCTGTATCTTCACTGCCAGCCCAACGTTTTAGAGTGATGTGAGTGAGTAGATCTGCTGGATGAAGGGACCCTAGAGGCATGCCCGATAGCCCCCTCACCCCAGAGTGCCCCCTGCCCACCGTCGGGCAGCATATAGCTGGCTGCCCCTGTGTCACCCACCAAGTAATGTTACTGATGGAACCTGGAAGAGCTACATCTCTTCACTACTCTAATCATTCCATGCATCCTTGCCAGTGTACCGGAGCCATGAGTGGTCTTGACGGACCACTAGCCTGATGGACAAGGCTAATTCTTCCCCTATGCTGTGGCCCTCCTGACACTGAGATTGAGGCTCTGCAAGTGGCTGGGCTTGGTTGGTGATTCAGAATGTTTCAAAAAAGGCAAGTATTACCAGTGAGTGCTGGAAGGAGGTGTGTAGCTGCAAggaggggaatgggagggggagtTCGCTGAGGCTCATTACCCCAGTGACTCTGGGAAGAAAGGGCTGTGTATAGACCTGTCTTGATAAATAACCCAGGTGTTATCCTCAGCTTAGATTACCTCCCGTGCTTCCTGACTTCTTTGCACACCAGAGGGCAGATGTACTCTGGCTGTGTCTTGTGGTCTTTGTTGCTACCAGATGCTgactggaggggggtggggtggggtgggcccaCAATGGAAATACCTACAGGTAGATGGAGAATGACTGTAGTTGGTGTAGTTCCTTATTAAATTGACTGGTAGTGACAGATATATTGTGGAGTCCAAAGCTATATTTTTTGTGTAATAACTCAAATttgattgaattaaaaaaaaaaagtctgtgctAGCCACTCTCAAAATCATCACATGATCTGTAGTAAATatagaaaatctaaaattttgAAGTGAGGACAGTCGATCGGCCTGTCAAACTCAGGCCAGCAGACAGAGGAATCCCAGACCCTAACAGCAGGAAAGGTGAGGACTCTGAATGAGATCAGAGGGAACAACCCATCCCAGAATGGAAGATGCCACCACACAGCCCCATCCCTGTTGTCAGCCTTGGGAAATTCCAGAAAGGGGTGGATGGAAATGGCTTCCCCTGAATTCTGTCTCTGGTGTCTCAGGGAAATGAACACCTTGATCTGTGGTGGGCAGTGTCAGGTTAGCAAAAGGAAGAGTCCAGTCTCTGCCTGGAGTTGAGACAAGGTCCTGGATTGAGTTTAACAGAATCCTCACTCCAGGAGAGTGTCGACCCCACAGAGACTCACCCCTGCTTACAGTCCTAGCAAGCTCTGTGCAGGGATTGCCTAAGGAGTGACCTCCAAATTTCCCCACTGGGGACTCAGGGACTTGAGGGCATTTGGAGGTGGGTGTGGCCTCAAGGCTACAGAGAGGGAGGTCCCAGGTAGTAACAGAAGTAAAGGTGAGGACTCAGTCTGATTTCTGTGAGAATTGCCCACCTCAACAGATGGGCAGCACAGTGGCCAGCTTCTGCTGTCAGCTCTGGGAGGCCCTGATATGCTTGTGATGAAGGTCAGAAGCCCTTTCACTTTATCCTCTAGAAACTGGAGAGTGACGTGGGAGGGCCTCGGTTTAGGGCTAACATGGAGGGGAGGATACCTAGGATCAGTCAGAAgtaaaactaattaattaaaaatttcttgaaaCCCTATGTGACAGAGAACACCACCACTGCGACACCCCAGGCAAAGTTGGCCAGAAATGGTATACTCTGATAGCCGCCTTGGGGTCTCAGGGAAGTGAAGGCATTGGTCTGAGGGCAGTGGTGTGACACGTCCACTGAGGGAGGAGCTGTGGGCTCTGCCTGGAATTAAGTAAGGTAAAGATCCTGAGTTAAGTGTGATGGTACTGCCCATCCCAGACTGGGGAAGCTCCTCCCAGAGAGTCCCGACCCTACTATCAGCCCTGACAGAACCCAAGCAGGAATCAATGGTCTGATGTAGCAAACTCTGAGAACCTTCTAAATTTCCCAAGGGGACTGATGGGGGTGAGGGTGTCAGCTTCAGAGCAGCAGAAGAATGGTCCCAGGCCCTAACAGGAGTAAAGGTAAGGACTCGGACATCTGAGGGAGCCACTCCCCTCAACAGAAGAAAGGAGGCTTCACAGAGGCCTCTGCTATCAGACCTGGGAGGTCCCACGAGGATTTAAGAATGTGATGCACCCTAACTTCTGCCTCTGGTATCTGAGGGCAGCACTAGCTTTGGTGTTATTGGGCAGCATCAGAACAGTCAAGGGAGGAGATCCAGGCCCTGCCTGGAATTAAGGGAAAACCGTTAGTTAGGTGTGAGGGGATCAGCCACTCTAGATTAGAGGGGTTCCCAGTCAGTTCTGTCCCTGCTATTTGCCTTGATAGAACCTAGCCAGGAAGCATTTGACATATGGACATCCGACTACCTTCTAAAGTTCCCCGGAGGGGAATGAGGTAGGTGAGGTAATCAGAAAAGTCTGTCACCTTCAAATCAGCAGAGGGAACAGTCTGAGGCTCTAAAGGGAGTAAAGGCAAGAACTCTGAATGACATCTGAGGGAACCACCCACTCCAGAACATAGGGGCTTTGTGGAGTCTTGCCCATACTTTCTATTCCAGAGGCTGCAGGCTAGGTTGGATTGACGTAAGGCATCCTGACATCTGTATTTGGTGTTTCAGCGTCAGTGAATACTTCAGACTAGGAGGAGGTAGGTGTTAGGTTAGGGGAGGGAGGagcccccaggccctgccacaGTGTAGTGAAGACACTGAATGAGGTATAAAGGATAAACCCACTGTCAACAAAGGGTACCTCACAAAGCCCCACCAATGAGGTCAGCCCTGGGAGGCCTTGGCAACGATGTGAGGCTGAGGCACCCCCTCACACCCTTGGGCAGTCAGGAAGATGAAATCTGGTTGAGCGGGCAGCATCACTGTCATTACTGGAAGGATCAACGCTTTTCCAGCTTGAGTGAGGAGAGCCCTAATTACTCTAGAATGGAAAGGATTCCTCAGAGctctgcctgtgctttcttccctGTTCATTCCCAGGCAGACATAGTAAGATGAAGTTCCCCTCAGTTCCTCCTCTGAGGTCTCAGAGTGATTGAGGGCTTTGAGACGAGGGGTCAGCCTCTGAAAAGCAGAGCATGGGGACCCCAGGTCCTGCCCAAAGTGAAGTGATGACCCTTAATGTGAACTGAAATGCTCCCTAACTCAGAGCAACTGCTCTAAGCCCCAGTGAGCTCCAGATAGATCTGTAGGTAGGAGCTAAGGTCCACAGGGTCCTCAGGGCAGAGGCCATCAAAGAATAGGAGCCTTGTGGGTTCCTCGAGCAGCACCCTTAAGGAAACCTGCAGAGTTAGCCTTCAATAAAGCCAAGGCTGTATTTCTTTGTTGAAGTGGCCCAACAATGTCATTCTTTCCCTTTCAGATCACTGAGTCATCTGCCCATTTGTCTCCTGCTCTTATCAAAAGTCATCATGCCCCGGGGTCAGAAGAGTAAGCTCCGTGCCCGTGAGAAACGCCGCCAGGCTCCAGAAAAGCCCCAGGATTTGGTGAGTGCTCAGGCCACTACAGCAGTGGGAGAAGTTTTCCCCTCCCTTTGCTGTCCTCATTTCAACAGCTCacctactgctgggtcatatcgTGCTCCCCAGGAGCGTCAGAGAGCCACAGCCACCACCACTACTCCTGTGCCTGTTTCATACACAAAATTGAATGAAGCTGCCAACAACCGAGGGGAGGAAAGGCCAAGATCCTCTCAGGCCCAGCCCACCGCTGTGCCCTTTCAGAGAGACCTGCTAGATGAGAAGGTGGTTTTGCTGGTGCACTATCTGCTGTGCAAATATCAAAAGAAAGAGCTCATTACCAAGGCGGGAATGCTGAGAAATGTAATCCAAATGTATAGGAACCAGTTCCATAAGATCCTTAAGAGAGCCTCTGACCACTTGGAGCTGGTTTTTGGTCTTGACTTGAAGGAAGCAGATCCCAACCGGCACATCTATGTCCTTGTGAACAAACTGGAACCAAGTTACGATGCAGTACTGAGTGATTACGGTGGTGTGCCCAAGACAGGCTTGCTGATGACTATTCTGGGTGTGATCTTCACAAATCGCAACCGTGCCATGGAGGAACAAGTCTGGCAAACATTGAACGTGATGGGGTTATACGAGGGGAGGCAGCACTTCATCTTTGGGGAGCCCAGGAAGCTCATCACCAAGgattttgtgaaagaaaagtaCCTGGAGTACCGGCAGGTGCCCAACAGCGACCCTCCGCGCTATGAGTTCCTGTGGGGCCCCAGAGCCCACGCCGAGACCAGCAAGATGAGAGTCCTGGAGTTTCTAGCCAAAGTTCACGATACCGTCCCCAGTGCTTTCCCAGCCTGGTATGAAGAGGCTTTGAGAGATGAGGAAGAgcgagcccgagcccgagccgcAGCCAGGGCTCATACCGCTGCCATGGCCAGTGCACGTGCCAGGGCCGTGACCAGTGCACATTCCAAGGCCACGACCAGTGCCCGCTCCAGGGCCAAAACCAGTGTGTGCACCAAGGCCATGCCAGCAGCTCCTCCCACCCCTAATAAAGTCTGAGGCAGATTCTTTACTTTGTTGTTAAAAAGAGAAGTCTATATTTAAGGAGTAGAGGATCAGGGTGGGGCTGGAGAAAACACAGTGTACaatgtatttgtgtttctgttctaTGTGGTAAcctggataattttttaaaatattgttcctTTTAATAGAAGGCTTAAGTAGCTTCA
The window above is part of the Panthera tigris isolate Pti1 chromosome X, P.tigris_Pti1_mat1.1, whole genome shotgun sequence genome. Proteins encoded here:
- the LOC102968576 gene encoding melanoma-associated antigen B10-like; translated protein: MPRGQKSKLRAREKRRQAREGPERLVPAQTTAPEEEESPSSPSPHFKDAPRSSPATGTPGSPKVPGGVCSTSTTAAAASNTKFNEDASNQVEEKQNTSKARDTTEQCRRGPIEEKVALLVYYLLYKYQVKEPITKADMLRNVIQIYKNHFHEILRKASEHLELVFGLDVKEMDPNRNTYVLINKLEQSCDARVNDNGAVPKTGLLMTVLGVIFTKGNRATEEEVWEVLNMMGLYDGIKNFIYGDPKKLITKDWVKEKYLEYRQVPNSDPPHYEFLWGPRAYAETSKMKVLEFVAKTHDTVPTAFPGWYEEALRDEEERARARVLAKAGTAAMASARAKAIASSFSYPK
- the LOC107178935 gene encoding melanoma-associated antigen B10-like; this translates as MPRGQKSKLRAREKRRQAPEKPQDLVSAQATTAVGEVFPSLCCPHFNSSPTAGSYRAPQERQRATATTTTPVPVSYTKLNEAANNRGEERPRSSQAQPTAVPFQRDLLDEKVVLLVHYLLCKYQKKELITKAGMLRNVIQMYRNQFHKILKRASDHLELVFGLDLKEADPNRHIYVLVNKLEPSYDAVLSDYGGVPKTGLLMTILGVIFTNRNRAMEEQVWQTLNVMGLYEGRQHFIFGEPRKLITKDFVKEKYLEYRQVPNSDPPRYEFLWGPRAHAETSKMRVLEFLAKVHDTVPSAFPAWYEEALRDEEERARARAAARAHTAAMASARARAVTSAHSKATTSARSRAKTSVCTKAMPAAPPTPNKV